One window of Phoenix dactylifera cultivar Barhee BC4 chromosome 5, palm_55x_up_171113_PBpolish2nd_filt_p, whole genome shotgun sequence genomic DNA carries:
- the LOC103712992 gene encoding DNA-binding protein SMUBP-2 isoform X1, translating into MEAAASCCCCCGLSAAAAAAAKAGSGGGISSIGFLPPVRPPKRRIIASFNDSSTMLPIRSSSSEPPKASPSPPRPRPSHSSSLLRRSSSKTRLLIGSKNKKRTDVVVVVGKKEREREGGECLPSAEEASISVGTLYQNGDPLGRRELGRCVVRWISQGMRSMASDFASAEIQGEFSELRQRLGAAAPNGTGGLAFVIQAQPYLYAVPMPKGLESLCFKACTHYPTLFDHFQRELRDILHGLQRQAVFADWRSTESWKLLKEFANSAQHRAAVRKPPQAKPVHSGLGMELEKAKTIQANIAYFVKNMSDLLRIERDAELEFTQEELNAVPTPDEKSNSLKPIEYLVSHGQKQQEQCDTICNLNAISSSTGLGGMHLVLFRVEGNHRLPPTTLSPGDMVCVRTCDSRGAGATSCMQGFVNNLGEDGCSITVALESRHGDPTFSKLFGKSVRIDRIQGLADALTYERNCEALMLLQKNGLQKKNPSIAVVATLFGDKEDIMWLKQNHLVEWSQVRLDRLIEKGKFDDSQLKAIALGLNKRRPLLVVQGPPGTGKTRLLKELIALAVQQGERVLVTAPTNAAVDNMVERLSDIGLDIVRVGNPARISANVASKSLGEIVNDRLANFKKEFERKKSDLRKDLRLCLKDDSLAAGIRQLLKQLGKTLKKKERDTIKEVLSSTQVVLSTNTGAADPVIRRLDSFDLVVIDEAGQAIEPSCWIPILQGKRCILAGDQCQLAPIILSRKALEGGLGISLLERASALHEGMLATKLTTQYRMHNAIASWASKEMYDGLLQSSPTVSSHLLVDSPFVKAAWITQCPMLLLDTRMPYGSLYVGCEEHLDPAGTGSFYNEGEADIVIQHIFHLIYSGVSPTAIAVQSPYIAQVQLLRDRLDEFPEASGVEAATIDSFQGREADAVIISMVRSNILGAVGFLGDSRRMNVAITRARKHVALVCDSSTICHNTFLARLLRHIRRFGRVQHAKPGSFGGSGLGITPMLPSIK; encoded by the exons ATGGAAGCCGCTGCttcctgctgctgctgctgcggaTTATCTGCGgcggcggcagcagcagcaaagGCGGGTTCTGGTGGCGGCATCAGCAGCATCGGCTTCCTTCCACCGGTCCGGCCCCCAAAGCGGCGGATCATCGCTTCTTTCAATGACTCCTCCACCATGCTCCCCATCCGCAGCAGCAGTTCGGAGCCACCAAAggcatctccttctcctcctcgtccGCGGCCGTCGCATTCATCATCACTATTGCGACGGTCATCATCGAAGACCCGCTTGTTGATCGGTAGCAAGAACAAGAAGAGGACGGACGTGGTAGTTGTGGTGGGGAAGAAGGagcgagagagggaggggggagaatGCTTGCCCTCCGCGGAGGAGGCGTCCATCAGCGTCGGGACGCTCTACCAGAACGGGGACCCGCTGGGGCGACGGGAGCTGGGCAGGTGCGTGGTCCGCTGGATCAGCCAGGGCATGCGCTCCATGGCCTCCGACTTCGCCTCCGCCGAGATTCAGGGCGAGTTCTCCGAGCTCCGGCAGCGCCTCGGCGCCGCCGCCCCCAACGGCACCGGGGGCCTCGCTTTCGTCATCCAGGCGCAGCCCTACCTCTACGCCGTCCCCATGCCCAAGGGCCTCGAGTCCCTCTGCTTCAAGGCCTGTACTCACTACCCCACTCTCTTTGACCACTTCCAGCGCGAGCTCCGAGACATCCTCCACGGCCTCCAGCGCCAGGCCGTCTTCGCCGACTGGCGCTCCACCGAGTCCTGGAAGCTCCTCAAAGAATTTGCTAATTCAG CACAGCATCGAGCAGCAGTGCGGAAACCACCCCAGGCTAAGCCTGTGCACAGTGGTCTTGGAATGGAGCTGGAGAAAGCTAAAACTATACAGGCCAATATCGCATACTTTGTGAAGAACATGTCAGACCTCCTTCGTATAGAGCGGGATGCAGAGCTTGAATTCACCCAAGAGGAGTTGAATGCTGTTCCCACACCGGATGAAAAATCCAACTCACTGAAACCAATTGAGTACCTTGTAAGCCACGGACAGAAGCAACAAGAGCAGTGTGACACAATCTGCAATTTGAATGCGATTAGCTCTTCTACTG GATTGGGAGGAATGCATTTGGTCTTATTTAGAGTTGAAGGAAACCATCGACTGCCCCCTACAACTCTGTCTCCAGGGGACATGGTTTGTGTGAGGACATGCGATAGCAGGGGTGCAGGAGCAACTTCATGCATGCAAGGCTTTGTTAACAATTTAGGTGAGGATGGCTGTAGCATTACTGTGGCTCTGGAGTCCCGCCATGGAGATCCCACCTTTTCTAAGCTATTTGGGAAGAGTGTGCGCATTGACCGTATACAAGGATTGGCTGATGCACTTACTTATGAG CGCAATTGTGAAGCACTAATGCTGCTACAGAAGAATGGTTTACAGAAGAAAAATCCCTCGATTGCTGTGGTTGCTACATTATTTGGAGACAAGGAAGATATCATGTGGCTGAAGCAGAATCATCTGGTCGAATGGAGTCAGGTAAGACTTGATCGGTTAATAGAGAAGGGGAAATTTGATGACTCCCAATTAAAAGCTATTGCCTTGGGATTGAACAAGAGGCGGCCTCTTTTAGTAGTCCAAGGACCTCCTGGTACTGGCAAGACAAGGTTGCTTAAGGAGCTGATAGCCCTTGCTGTTCAACAAGGTGAACGTGTGCTTGTGACAGCTCCAACAAATGCAGCTGTGGATAACATGGTTGAAAGACTCTCAGATATTGGACTAGACATTGTACGAGTTGGAAATCCAGCTCGAATATCTGCAAATGTGGCTTCAAAATCATTAGGAGAGATTGTCAATGATAGGCTTGCAAATTTCAAGAAAGAATTTGAGAGAAAGAAGTCAGATCTAAGGAAGGACCTTAGGCTTTGTTTAAAGGATGATTCGTTGGCAGCAGGTATACGTCAGCTCTTAAAACAGCTCGGAAAGACcttaaagaagaaagagagggataCCATAAAGGAAGTGCTTTCAAGCACCCAGGTAGTACTCTCCACTAATACTGGGGCAGCTGATCCTGTCATTCGAAGATTGGACAGCTTTGATCTGGTTGTTATAGATGAAGCAGGGCAAGCAATTGAACCATCCTGCTGGATTCCTATTTTGCAAGGAAAACGCTGTATATTGGCAGGTGATCAATGTCAGCTTGCTCCAATAATTTTATCTAGAAAGGCCTTGGAAGGTGGACTAGGCATATCTCTTCTGGAAAGAGCATCAGCTTTGCACGAAGGCATGCTAGCCACAAAATTAACCACTCAATATCGAATGCACAATGCAATAGCCAGTTGGGCATCAAAAGAGATGTATGATGGACTGCTGCAATCTTCACCGACTGTCTCCTCACATCTTCTTGTTGATTCTCCATTTGTGAAG GCTGCATGGATAACTCAGTGCCCAATGCTCTTACTTGATACACGAATGCCATATGGGAGCTTATATGTTGGTTGTGAGGAACATTTGGATCCGGCTGGCACGGGTTCCTTCTATAATGAAGGTGAAGCAGACATTGTCATTCAACACATCTTCCATCTAATATATTCTG GAGTCTCTCCAACTGCCATTGCTGTTCAATCACCTTATATTGCTCAGGTACAGCTTTTGAGGGATAGGCTTGATGAATTTCCAGAAGCTTCTGGTGTTGAGGCTGCAACTATAGACAGCTTTCAGGGGAGGGAGGCTGATGCTGTAATTATATCAATG
- the LOC103712992 gene encoding DNA-binding protein SMUBP-2 isoform X2, producing MEAAASCCCCCGLSAAAAAAAKAGSGGGISSIGFLPPVRPPKRRIIASFNDSSTMLPIRSSSSEPPKASPSPPRPRPSHSSSLLRRSSSKTRLLIGSKNKKRTDVVVVVGKKEREREGGECLPSAEEASISVGTLYQNGDPLGRRELGRCVVRWISQGMRSMASDFASAEIQGEFSELRQRLGAAAPNGTGGLAFVIQAQPYLYAVPMPKGLESLCFKACTHYPTLFDHFQRELRDILHGLQRQAVFADWRSTESWKLLKEFANSAQHRAAVRKPPQAKPVHSGLGMELEKAKTIQANIAYFVKNMSDLLRIERDAELEFTQEELNAVPTPDEKSNSLKPIEYLVSHGQKQQEQCDTICNLNAISSSTGLGGMHLVLFRVEGNHRLPPTTLSPGDMVCVRTCDSRGAGATSCMQGFVNNLGEDGCSITVALESRHGDPTFSKLFGKSVRIDRIQGLADALTYERNCEALMLLQKNGLQKKNPSIAVVATLFGDKEDIMWLKQNHLVEWSQVRLDRLIEKGKFDDSQLKAIALGLNKRRPLLVVQGPPGTGKTRLLKELIALAVQQGERVLVTAPTNAAVDNMVERLSDIGLDIVRVGNPARISANVASKSLGEIVNDRLANFKKEFERKKSDLRKDLRLCLKDDSLAAGIRQLLKQLGKTLKKKERDTIKEVLSSTQVVLSTNTGAADPVIRRLDSFDLVVIDEAGQAIEPSCWIPILQGKRCILAGDQCQLAPIILSRKALEGGLGISLLERASALHEGMLATKLTTQYRMHNAIASWASKEMYDGLLQSSPTVSSHLLVDSPFVKAAWITQCPMLLLDTRMPYGSLYVGCEEHLDPAGTGSFYNEGEADIVIQHIFHLIYSGVSPTAIAVQSPYIAQVQLLRDRLDEFPEASGVEAATIDSFQGREADAVIISMIDLQHRPIHDRRALGLTQHSLLVCRSLSRSLMLENQRTSHYTRHGPAVCSG from the exons ATGGAAGCCGCTGCttcctgctgctgctgctgcggaTTATCTGCGgcggcggcagcagcagcaaagGCGGGTTCTGGTGGCGGCATCAGCAGCATCGGCTTCCTTCCACCGGTCCGGCCCCCAAAGCGGCGGATCATCGCTTCTTTCAATGACTCCTCCACCATGCTCCCCATCCGCAGCAGCAGTTCGGAGCCACCAAAggcatctccttctcctcctcgtccGCGGCCGTCGCATTCATCATCACTATTGCGACGGTCATCATCGAAGACCCGCTTGTTGATCGGTAGCAAGAACAAGAAGAGGACGGACGTGGTAGTTGTGGTGGGGAAGAAGGagcgagagagggaggggggagaatGCTTGCCCTCCGCGGAGGAGGCGTCCATCAGCGTCGGGACGCTCTACCAGAACGGGGACCCGCTGGGGCGACGGGAGCTGGGCAGGTGCGTGGTCCGCTGGATCAGCCAGGGCATGCGCTCCATGGCCTCCGACTTCGCCTCCGCCGAGATTCAGGGCGAGTTCTCCGAGCTCCGGCAGCGCCTCGGCGCCGCCGCCCCCAACGGCACCGGGGGCCTCGCTTTCGTCATCCAGGCGCAGCCCTACCTCTACGCCGTCCCCATGCCCAAGGGCCTCGAGTCCCTCTGCTTCAAGGCCTGTACTCACTACCCCACTCTCTTTGACCACTTCCAGCGCGAGCTCCGAGACATCCTCCACGGCCTCCAGCGCCAGGCCGTCTTCGCCGACTGGCGCTCCACCGAGTCCTGGAAGCTCCTCAAAGAATTTGCTAATTCAG CACAGCATCGAGCAGCAGTGCGGAAACCACCCCAGGCTAAGCCTGTGCACAGTGGTCTTGGAATGGAGCTGGAGAAAGCTAAAACTATACAGGCCAATATCGCATACTTTGTGAAGAACATGTCAGACCTCCTTCGTATAGAGCGGGATGCAGAGCTTGAATTCACCCAAGAGGAGTTGAATGCTGTTCCCACACCGGATGAAAAATCCAACTCACTGAAACCAATTGAGTACCTTGTAAGCCACGGACAGAAGCAACAAGAGCAGTGTGACACAATCTGCAATTTGAATGCGATTAGCTCTTCTACTG GATTGGGAGGAATGCATTTGGTCTTATTTAGAGTTGAAGGAAACCATCGACTGCCCCCTACAACTCTGTCTCCAGGGGACATGGTTTGTGTGAGGACATGCGATAGCAGGGGTGCAGGAGCAACTTCATGCATGCAAGGCTTTGTTAACAATTTAGGTGAGGATGGCTGTAGCATTACTGTGGCTCTGGAGTCCCGCCATGGAGATCCCACCTTTTCTAAGCTATTTGGGAAGAGTGTGCGCATTGACCGTATACAAGGATTGGCTGATGCACTTACTTATGAG CGCAATTGTGAAGCACTAATGCTGCTACAGAAGAATGGTTTACAGAAGAAAAATCCCTCGATTGCTGTGGTTGCTACATTATTTGGAGACAAGGAAGATATCATGTGGCTGAAGCAGAATCATCTGGTCGAATGGAGTCAGGTAAGACTTGATCGGTTAATAGAGAAGGGGAAATTTGATGACTCCCAATTAAAAGCTATTGCCTTGGGATTGAACAAGAGGCGGCCTCTTTTAGTAGTCCAAGGACCTCCTGGTACTGGCAAGACAAGGTTGCTTAAGGAGCTGATAGCCCTTGCTGTTCAACAAGGTGAACGTGTGCTTGTGACAGCTCCAACAAATGCAGCTGTGGATAACATGGTTGAAAGACTCTCAGATATTGGACTAGACATTGTACGAGTTGGAAATCCAGCTCGAATATCTGCAAATGTGGCTTCAAAATCATTAGGAGAGATTGTCAATGATAGGCTTGCAAATTTCAAGAAAGAATTTGAGAGAAAGAAGTCAGATCTAAGGAAGGACCTTAGGCTTTGTTTAAAGGATGATTCGTTGGCAGCAGGTATACGTCAGCTCTTAAAACAGCTCGGAAAGACcttaaagaagaaagagagggataCCATAAAGGAAGTGCTTTCAAGCACCCAGGTAGTACTCTCCACTAATACTGGGGCAGCTGATCCTGTCATTCGAAGATTGGACAGCTTTGATCTGGTTGTTATAGATGAAGCAGGGCAAGCAATTGAACCATCCTGCTGGATTCCTATTTTGCAAGGAAAACGCTGTATATTGGCAGGTGATCAATGTCAGCTTGCTCCAATAATTTTATCTAGAAAGGCCTTGGAAGGTGGACTAGGCATATCTCTTCTGGAAAGAGCATCAGCTTTGCACGAAGGCATGCTAGCCACAAAATTAACCACTCAATATCGAATGCACAATGCAATAGCCAGTTGGGCATCAAAAGAGATGTATGATGGACTGCTGCAATCTTCACCGACTGTCTCCTCACATCTTCTTGTTGATTCTCCATTTGTGAAG GCTGCATGGATAACTCAGTGCCCAATGCTCTTACTTGATACACGAATGCCATATGGGAGCTTATATGTTGGTTGTGAGGAACATTTGGATCCGGCTGGCACGGGTTCCTTCTATAATGAAGGTGAAGCAGACATTGTCATTCAACACATCTTCCATCTAATATATTCTG GAGTCTCTCCAACTGCCATTGCTGTTCAATCACCTTATATTGCTCAGGTACAGCTTTTGAGGGATAGGCTTGATGAATTTCCAGAAGCTTCTGGTGTTGAGGCTGCAACTATAGACAGCTTTCAGGGGAGGGAGGCTGATGCTGTAATTATATCAATG ATTGACTTACAACATCGACCAATTCATGATAGACGGGCTCTCGGTCTCACGCAACACTCACTTTTAGTATGTCGCTCCCTCTCTAGGAGCCTTATGCTTGAGAATCAAAGAACATCTCATTACACGAGGCATGGGCCAGCTGTGTGCAGTGGTTGA